A section of the Nitrospira sp. genome encodes:
- a CDS encoding ATP-binding protein, whose product MSIRPANPASDSFPTTEFLDQLTRFSIDLGAMTDLGPLSRRAIQELCRVGGATQGALYLLDREHEHYRRAAATDSSTALRFPESIALDHPIPHRLASPQAEVAPHHSPTSGGSFALESSDEPTLVAMGMALALPHISRGQLIAFSLLDSAQPRGHEASSVRALLAVLTQTATNAVDRLMLYEDLHRSHLLMKRTDRLKSLETIAGGFAHEIRNPLTSIKTFIQLAPERKDDPDFIRDFSRIVLDDVYRIERLIDEILDYARYMEPKLTEEDINDIVSSCLYFIEVKADTKGIKIEKELASNLPRVMLDRQQVKQVFLNLFLNALDAMGTEGGFLRVRTKLLNRPGGRVWVQVETEDTGEGIPEGNLEHIFDPFFTTKHESGEHEGTGLGLTIVHQIIQEHRGEIQVRSVPGQGTTFLVNLPALSS is encoded by the coding sequence ATGTCGATACGACCTGCGAATCCCGCATCGGACAGTTTCCCGACCACTGAATTTCTCGATCAGCTGACACGATTTTCCATCGACTTGGGCGCCATGACCGATTTGGGTCCCTTGAGCAGGCGCGCCATCCAAGAACTCTGTCGAGTGGGAGGCGCAACACAAGGGGCTCTTTATCTTCTCGACCGGGAGCATGAACATTACCGTCGAGCAGCTGCGACGGACTCATCGACGGCACTCAGGTTTCCCGAATCCATAGCCTTGGACCATCCGATCCCGCATCGACTGGCGTCGCCGCAAGCGGAGGTGGCCCCGCATCATTCTCCCACCTCCGGTGGATCATTCGCCCTCGAATCTTCCGACGAGCCAACGTTGGTGGCCATGGGCATGGCGCTTGCGCTGCCACATATCAGCCGCGGACAGTTGATCGCGTTTTCCTTGTTGGACTCGGCACAGCCTCGCGGTCACGAGGCCTCGTCTGTCCGTGCGCTGTTGGCCGTCCTGACACAAACGGCGACGAATGCGGTTGATCGACTGATGCTCTATGAAGACCTGCACCGTTCCCACCTGCTCATGAAACGAACGGACCGCCTCAAGTCATTGGAGACGATCGCCGGCGGATTCGCTCACGAGATCCGCAATCCCTTAACCTCCATCAAGACCTTCATCCAACTGGCTCCCGAGCGCAAGGACGACCCGGACTTCATACGGGACTTTAGCCGTATCGTGCTCGACGACGTGTACCGGATCGAACGACTCATCGACGAGATCCTCGACTACGCACGATACATGGAACCCAAACTCACTGAAGAAGACATCAACGATATCGTGTCGTCCTGTCTCTACTTCATCGAGGTCAAGGCCGACACCAAAGGGATCAAGATCGAAAAAGAGTTGGCGTCGAATCTGCCTCGTGTCATGCTGGATCGTCAACAAGTCAAGCAAGTCTTCTTGAATCTATTCTTGAACGCCCTGGACGCCATGGGAACAGAGGGCGGCTTTCTGCGCGTCCGCACGAAACTCTTGAACAGACCCGGCGGAAGAGTTTGGGTGCAAGTGGAAACAGAGGATACCGGAGAAGGTATTCCGGAAGGCAATCTCGAGCACATCTTCGATCCGTTTTTCACAACCAAGCACGAAAGCGGCGAACACGAAGGGACCGGGCTCGGATTGACGATCGTGCACCAGATCATCCAGGAGCATCGTGGTGAGATCCAAGTCCGCAGTGTGCCGGGACAAGGAACGACGTTTCTCGTGAACCTGCCCGCCCTGTCGTCATAA
- a CDS encoding response regulator: MHVALPENTSQAKPTVLVVDDEAGPRDALKVILRPFFNIQAAGSARAAIDVLNSQRIDLITLDQKLPDRQGLDLLQEIKHDHADIEVIIITGYGSLKAAMDGIRHGAAGYLLKPFNVTELVTLVNQTLHKKRRLDYLRRFVQYPEAMWESEASCAATWNEIRAGYAAICPQPDETASDEGADFRSLLPMLSDLLEAKERELLNHCSRVSFYATLLANRMDLTEGEQKSLALGAFLHDIGRIVAGPCHFADDAIRSLGGTQDHTRHTELGVRMIAPLGLPAEVGQIIGYHHERWDGTGYPHGLQGEGIPLLARIVCLAQAFDHLTVELPDRSSLSLYEACDFITAHTGDYFDPTLTALFVRVVQECQASLPAMAIATNPSRPPHA, encoded by the coding sequence ATGCACGTTGCGCTTCCAGAGAATACCTCGCAGGCCAAGCCAACGGTACTCGTCGTCGACGACGAAGCTGGACCACGGGATGCGCTCAAAGTCATTTTGCGGCCTTTCTTTAATATTCAAGCAGCCGGATCGGCCCGAGCCGCGATCGACGTCCTCAACTCGCAGCGGATCGACCTCATCACTCTCGATCAGAAACTGCCCGATCGCCAAGGTCTCGACCTGCTCCAAGAGATCAAGCATGACCACGCAGATATCGAAGTCATCATTATAACTGGCTACGGGAGCCTCAAAGCCGCCATGGATGGGATCCGTCACGGGGCGGCTGGCTACCTCCTGAAGCCCTTTAATGTGACGGAGTTGGTCACCTTGGTGAACCAGACGCTTCACAAGAAACGACGCCTGGACTATCTCCGCCGCTTCGTGCAGTACCCGGAAGCGATGTGGGAGTCCGAAGCGTCCTGTGCCGCGACCTGGAACGAGATCCGGGCCGGCTATGCTGCAATCTGCCCCCAGCCGGATGAGACCGCCTCGGACGAAGGCGCAGACTTCAGATCGCTGCTTCCCATGCTCTCCGACCTCCTTGAAGCCAAGGAACGGGAGCTGCTCAACCATTGCAGCCGGGTCAGCTTCTACGCCACGCTCCTCGCCAACCGGATGGACCTGACCGAAGGGGAGCAAAAGTCCCTGGCTCTCGGGGCCTTTCTTCACGACATTGGAAGAATAGTCGCCGGTCCCTGTCATTTTGCCGACGATGCGATTCGAAGCCTCGGCGGGACACAGGATCACACACGCCACACAGAACTCGGCGTCAGAATGATCGCACCGCTGGGCTTACCGGCGGAAGTGGGGCAAATTATCGGGTACCATCATGAACGGTGGGACGGAACCGGGTACCCTCACGGCTTACAGGGTGAGGGCATTCCGCTTCTCGCACGGATCGTGTGTCTGGCGCAGGCCTTCGACCACCTGACTGTAGAGTTACCGGACCGGAGTTCTCTTTCTCTGTACGAGGCCTGTGATTTCATCACCGCTCACACCGGCGACTATTTCGACCCGACCTTGACCGCCCTGTTCGTCAGAGTGGTGCAGGAATGCCAAGCCTCCCTTCCAGCAATGGCGATCGCCACCAATCCATCGAGACCACCTCACGCCTGA
- a CDS encoding PilZ domain-containing protein, which yields MAQRMPVSILIVNSHPQEIKLITVGLRGFFSNCRVDVAYSAEEARVLSQTYAMEWTLIVVDDGCLLGNDQGLIEELKQQAAQASVILQSAQPDTAMAAHAMQAGADFLLSKQSPAFLAEILFCARQALEKQDLKIAVARTEARYQHLLAAIPDIFYELNADGQFVALGSNVSLLLGYAPEELVGTPYTTVFSPKDHAAAAFRFNERRSGSRTTQGIELLFRGKPSADQREKVVSAEVRARGLYDPHRRFLGTIGIIRNLTSDRAGRHAVQGSISGTTGGDMPRTVIHQFISLSEEIVRPLEALRQEAQILLDTVRSANLEDKLVGLVEQSTAAGTLRNRLVELMHTTAEQSAVGRTINDLIEDALASLAVHSAWPLTVTTDYASQLPLFSGDHVQTVECLRQLLSAVRTMLAASGRSRTLGIRTGVVGQAAEGAGPVLFALPPQSEIEIECLESETSPTEQPDRAAQPDTPDTVDWPVLYGLVSSLGGRLDFSLPATGPLRVVMRLPIIAGTPSAEAIKSVPITRRRVEEDRPLPLAHQRDEKDRRAAPRVVAALPARVTIGSAVWHGSLVNLGQGGACVTLASDFPSFDQQAVQVVLRTMVGTLELAASAVPRQAIDTARTQGTPPVRLILIFEAPSDTESSILASLIEAAREQSLSFSVDVQLTSTTGDRVSSVPYGDDRRETVRVPLVLPARLETEPAGQDRLIARVVDISRQGAYLVVNASPDRLQDSMLLHFASGKISSHSGPHESGPPDFSLPVKIIWSAPDVGASSELQPSHVAPAMHVGVGFLPLTPYAERELARLVRQHLSAPPLTRTRGETSIVSIQRQCRTARGQTIVIVDDHLGRPMASDVPVLIIAPGYGQTSRDYAGLSYFLLSQGLRVLRYDHANHLGLSDGEPQNTTLRGMQADLVKVVEFVHHTWPSARVAVLASDLSARAALKMTVQTHPLDLLMLLNPVVDVGVALMAVHGHDLIADYRYGLRRGTTNLMGLNVNIDQFVADAIAGRMTDLGSTLEDIRLLHSPLAIISGPRNEESPLPPSDLPHDFLSALSSQTRIISIPSPIAARFHADETESAAFRQILEHITVALSWHPVSTDLGPATSEGLARQLRLELEQTRLHRNVSQVNRDALGLAHLQQLPHLANVHEYRKLLDDLHVLLTPLSPETIVVDAGLGQSDMTRTILVNHSYWTKQMMQSPEQAPLLIGLGRDADHVRQARHQTVLLQRELAGGKGGGLTSIPAMKCAWMRTDWAQALPFRSQSVHRIVCNLSLSFVNSPHAALRDWIRVLHPQGRLVFTTFHFDTDLSTLYRRHLRLANQDEFGAQPQGVLHYLARLREAIRHGILHTFDHHALASLLRQCGAQPFRISSIFNGQALVAVVGKRISSSSF from the coding sequence ATGGCGCAGCGCATGCCGGTTTCGATCCTGATCGTCAACAGCCATCCTCAAGAGATCAAGCTCATCACGGTCGGTTTGCGCGGCTTTTTTTCTAACTGCCGAGTCGACGTCGCCTATTCCGCGGAGGAGGCCAGAGTCCTCTCTCAGACATACGCGATGGAATGGACTTTGATCGTCGTCGATGACGGATGTCTTCTCGGAAATGATCAGGGATTGATCGAAGAGCTCAAGCAGCAGGCCGCCCAAGCCTCGGTGATCCTACAAAGCGCTCAACCCGATACCGCCATGGCCGCTCACGCGATGCAGGCGGGCGCGGACTTTCTCCTATCGAAGCAATCTCCCGCGTTTCTCGCCGAGATCCTCTTCTGCGCCAGACAAGCATTGGAAAAGCAGGATCTCAAGATCGCCGTGGCACGCACGGAGGCGCGCTATCAACACCTGCTCGCCGCAATACCGGACATTTTCTATGAACTGAACGCCGACGGACAATTCGTGGCGCTCGGCTCGAACGTGTCGTTGTTGCTCGGTTATGCGCCGGAAGAACTCGTCGGCACACCCTATACCACGGTCTTTTCTCCGAAAGACCATGCAGCGGCCGCCTTCCGCTTCAACGAGCGGCGCTCCGGCTCCCGAACCACCCAAGGTATCGAGCTACTGTTTAGGGGAAAGCCCTCCGCAGACCAGCGCGAGAAAGTCGTGTCGGCGGAGGTGCGCGCGCGCGGTCTGTACGATCCGCACCGGCGCTTTCTGGGCACCATCGGGATCATCCGCAACCTGACCTCCGATCGAGCCGGGAGACATGCGGTTCAGGGCTCGATATCAGGAACAACCGGCGGTGACATGCCTCGGACGGTTATTCACCAGTTCATCTCGCTGTCCGAGGAGATCGTCCGACCATTGGAAGCACTGCGTCAGGAGGCCCAGATCCTCCTGGACACCGTACGTTCCGCCAATCTGGAAGACAAGTTGGTTGGTCTTGTCGAACAATCGACTGCCGCCGGCACCCTGCGGAACCGGCTTGTCGAGCTTATGCACACGACGGCTGAGCAATCCGCAGTCGGACGTACTATCAACGACCTCATTGAAGATGCGTTGGCGTCCTTGGCCGTTCACAGCGCCTGGCCGCTCACCGTCACGACGGACTATGCCTCCCAGTTGCCGTTGTTTTCAGGCGATCATGTGCAGACCGTCGAGTGTTTGCGTCAACTGCTGTCGGCCGTGCGAACCATGCTGGCCGCCAGCGGGCGGAGTCGCACGCTGGGTATTCGCACAGGCGTGGTCGGTCAAGCGGCAGAAGGAGCCGGTCCTGTGCTGTTCGCCCTACCCCCTCAGAGTGAAATCGAAATCGAATGTCTTGAGTCGGAAACCTCTCCCACGGAACAACCAGACAGAGCCGCTCAGCCGGATACACCGGATACGGTAGACTGGCCTGTTCTCTACGGTCTGGTTTCTTCACTGGGCGGCAGGTTGGACTTCTCTCTCCCCGCGACCGGGCCGCTTCGCGTCGTCATGCGTCTTCCCATAATCGCCGGAACACCGTCGGCCGAGGCCATCAAATCCGTTCCCATCACGCGCCGACGAGTCGAGGAGGACCGCCCATTGCCCCTCGCGCACCAGCGCGACGAAAAGGATCGCAGGGCCGCTCCGCGTGTCGTCGCCGCGCTGCCGGCCCGCGTGACCATCGGGTCGGCGGTCTGGCACGGCTCTCTCGTCAACTTGGGTCAGGGAGGCGCCTGTGTCACTCTGGCCTCAGACTTCCCCTCTTTCGATCAGCAGGCTGTTCAAGTCGTGCTGCGGACCATGGTCGGTACGCTGGAACTGGCCGCCTCGGCCGTCCCGCGCCAGGCCATCGATACGGCGAGGACGCAAGGAACACCGCCCGTTCGCCTGATTCTGATCTTCGAAGCGCCCAGTGATACGGAATCCTCTATTCTGGCGTCGTTGATCGAGGCCGCCCGAGAACAGTCGCTGAGCTTTTCCGTCGATGTCCAACTGACATCGACCACGGGAGATCGCGTATCTTCGGTACCCTATGGCGACGACCGACGGGAAACCGTACGGGTACCGTTGGTCCTTCCCGCTCGACTGGAAACGGAGCCGGCCGGGCAGGACCGTTTGATCGCCCGGGTGGTGGACATCAGCCGTCAAGGAGCGTACCTCGTCGTCAACGCCAGCCCCGACCGGCTTCAGGACTCTATGCTCCTCCACTTCGCTTCCGGAAAAATTTCGAGCCATTCGGGCCCTCACGAATCGGGTCCGCCGGACTTTTCCTTGCCGGTGAAGATCATCTGGTCGGCTCCGGATGTCGGCGCTTCGAGCGAGTTGCAACCGAGCCACGTCGCTCCAGCCATGCACGTCGGGGTCGGCTTCCTGCCGCTCACTCCCTATGCCGAGCGCGAATTGGCTCGCCTCGTTCGGCAACACCTTTCGGCGCCTCCCCTCACAAGAACTCGCGGCGAAACATCGATCGTCAGCATTCAACGGCAATGCCGAACTGCCCGAGGTCAGACCATCGTTATCGTCGACGATCATCTTGGACGGCCGATGGCGTCGGACGTTCCGGTGCTGATCATCGCACCAGGCTACGGTCAAACGTCGCGCGACTATGCCGGCCTGTCGTATTTTCTGCTGAGTCAGGGGCTGCGCGTGCTGCGTTACGACCATGCCAATCACCTCGGTCTGAGCGACGGGGAGCCGCAGAACACGACGCTACGAGGCATGCAAGCTGATCTCGTCAAAGTCGTCGAGTTCGTCCACCACACCTGGCCATCTGCCCGCGTCGCGGTCTTGGCCAGCGATCTGAGCGCTCGAGCGGCGTTGAAGATGACGGTTCAGACGCATCCGCTCGACTTACTGATGCTCCTGAATCCCGTCGTCGACGTCGGAGTTGCCCTGATGGCCGTCCATGGACACGATTTGATCGCGGATTATCGCTATGGCCTGCGGCGCGGGACCACAAATCTCATGGGCCTCAACGTCAATATTGACCAATTCGTGGCCGACGCCATTGCAGGCCGCATGACGGACCTTGGCTCCACTCTTGAGGACATCCGCCTCCTGCATTCTCCGCTCGCGATCATCAGCGGTCCACGGAACGAAGAAAGCCCGCTTCCTCCCTCGGATCTTCCGCATGATTTCCTGAGCGCCCTCAGCAGCCAGACACGGATCATCAGCATTCCGTCCCCCATCGCCGCCCGGTTCCATGCCGATGAGACGGAGTCCGCGGCATTCCGACAGATCCTCGAGCACATCACGGTCGCGCTGTCATGGCACCCGGTCTCCACCGACCTCGGTCCCGCGACCTCGGAGGGGCTTGCGCGCCAGCTCCGCTTGGAGTTGGAACAGACTCGCTTGCATCGCAACGTATCCCAGGTCAACCGCGACGCGCTGGGATTGGCCCATCTGCAACAACTGCCTCACCTCGCCAATGTTCATGAATACCGGAAACTCCTGGATGATCTGCATGTCCTCCTCACCCCGCTGTCCCCGGAAACGATCGTCGTGGACGCGGGTCTCGGACAGAGCGACATGACTCGGACGATACTGGTCAACCACTCCTATTGGACGAAGCAAATGATGCAGTCTCCGGAACAGGCCCCGCTCCTCATCGGATTGGGGCGCGATGCGGACCACGTACGGCAGGCGCGGCACCAGACAGTCCTACTGCAGCGAGAACTGGCCGGCGGAAAAGGCGGAGGGCTCACATCGATTCCTGCGATGAAATGCGCGTGGATGCGCACGGATTGGGCGCAGGCGCTGCCGTTCCGTTCGCAGTCGGTACACCGTATCGTCTGCAATCTCTCGTTGTCCTTTGTCAACTCGCCACATGCCGCACTTCGCGACTGGATCAGGGTGCTCCATCCGCAAGGCCGTCTCGTCTTTACGACGTTTCATTTTGACACGGACCTTTCTACCCTCTACCGACGACACCTCCGGCTGGCGAACCAGGATGAGTTCGGCGCGCAGCCTCAAGGCGTCCTCCACTACCTTGCGCGTCTGCGCGAAGCCATACGTCATGGCATCCTCCATACCTTCGATCACCACGCCCTGGCCTCTCTGCTGCGCCAGTGCGGGGCCCAGCCGTTTCGCATCAGTTCGATCTTCAATGGTCAAGCCCTAGTCGCCGTCGTAGGAAAACGGATTTCCTCTAGCTCCTTCTAG
- the recN gene encoding DNA repair protein RecN → MLAELRIKNFALIDELRLSFQAGFTVFTGETGAGKSLLIDAISLLVGGRGSSEQIRSGEEEAQLEAAFHLSDAHPVLQRLRTAGAVTAGESELILKRVLSRTGRHRIYLNGSLCPLRTLEELGGTLVDIHGQHEQQSLLSATAQMEAVDAFGSLERLREEYQAGYRQWKSRLAELEAIQRAGADRGQRADFLRFQLQEVDHAGLNPDEDAQLQAERQRLLYAHRLRELAEGAYAELQVDEQGVLTRLGRMGRLLAELKHTDQTMEDCLEPVTGATIQLKELAGRLRLYADGMDADPTRQNEVESRLDLIQRLKRKYGGTIEDVLAAGNRARAELRAIEESDSRTTEGAAAVQEAFKRVQGLAQRLSKKRKEASRRLAESVRAELAVLKMEQTAFEVLVSKEGEGQEFGPAGADRVEFLLASNAGEPPKPLARIASGGELSRIMLALKTVLAERDHVPVLVFDEIDTGVGGAAAATMGMRLRKLGSYHQVFCITHLAQVASQAEHHFLVSKGTDNRRTSTWAALLDGQGREDEIARMLAGTTVTNKIRETAAELIAGAGNERREIRRQA, encoded by the coding sequence ATGCTCGCCGAGTTGCGCATCAAGAATTTTGCGCTCATTGACGAGCTTCGCCTCTCATTCCAAGCAGGCTTTACCGTGTTCACAGGTGAAACCGGAGCCGGGAAGTCTCTGCTGATCGATGCCATCAGCCTTCTTGTCGGCGGCCGTGGTTCCTCCGAGCAGATTCGCTCAGGAGAGGAAGAGGCGCAACTTGAGGCTGCATTCCACCTTTCTGATGCGCATCCGGTCCTGCAACGTCTCCGCACAGCCGGCGCGGTTACAGCCGGTGAATCCGAGCTGATCTTGAAGCGGGTGCTATCTCGAACGGGACGTCACCGCATCTACCTGAACGGCAGCCTCTGCCCTTTACGCACGCTGGAGGAACTCGGCGGCACGTTGGTCGATATTCACGGCCAACATGAGCAACAATCTCTGTTGTCCGCAACAGCGCAAATGGAGGCCGTCGACGCATTCGGATCTCTTGAACGGCTGCGTGAAGAGTACCAAGCCGGTTACCGGCAATGGAAATCTCGACTTGCCGAATTGGAGGCGATTCAGCGTGCGGGGGCCGACAGGGGGCAGCGCGCAGACTTCCTCCGTTTTCAGCTTCAGGAGGTCGATCACGCAGGCTTGAATCCGGACGAGGACGCACAGCTCCAGGCGGAGCGGCAGCGGCTGCTTTATGCCCATCGCCTGCGTGAACTGGCGGAAGGGGCTTATGCCGAGTTGCAAGTGGATGAGCAGGGTGTTCTGACGCGATTGGGGCGGATGGGTCGGCTGCTTGCCGAGCTGAAGCATACGGATCAGACCATGGAGGATTGTCTCGAACCGGTGACGGGTGCCACGATTCAGCTCAAGGAGTTGGCCGGTCGGCTCCGACTGTACGCGGATGGCATGGACGCGGACCCGACAAGACAGAACGAGGTGGAGAGCCGGCTGGACCTGATCCAACGCCTCAAGAGAAAATACGGTGGGACGATCGAAGACGTTCTTGCCGCGGGCAATCGGGCTCGCGCGGAGCTTCGTGCGATCGAAGAATCGGACTCCCGAACAACCGAAGGGGCTGCGGCCGTTCAGGAAGCCTTCAAACGAGTCCAGGGACTGGCTCAACGGCTCTCCAAGAAGCGCAAAGAGGCGTCCAGGCGTCTGGCGGAGTCGGTCAGAGCTGAACTGGCCGTGTTGAAGATGGAACAGACAGCCTTCGAGGTGCTGGTTTCCAAGGAGGGGGAAGGGCAAGAGTTCGGCCCTGCCGGCGCTGATCGCGTGGAATTCCTGCTGGCCAGTAACGCTGGGGAGCCTCCAAAGCCGCTTGCGCGCATCGCGTCGGGCGGCGAGCTCTCCAGAATCATGTTGGCACTGAAAACGGTGCTGGCTGAACGGGATCATGTTCCGGTCTTGGTATTTGACGAAATCGACACGGGCGTGGGCGGGGCTGCGGCAGCGACGATGGGTATGAGACTGCGAAAATTGGGATCCTATCATCAGGTGTTCTGCATCACCCATCTGGCTCAGGTCGCCTCCCAGGCGGAGCACCATTTCCTGGTCTCAAAGGGAACGGACAACCGGCGGACCTCGACGTGGGCAGCCTTGCTCGACGGGCAAGGCCGCGAAGACGAAATTGCCAGGATGCTCGCGGGGACGACCGTGACGAACAAGATCCGTGAAACGGCGGCCGAATTGATTGCAGGGGCCGGTAACGAGCGCCGAGAAATACGCCGTCAGGCGTGA
- a CDS encoding sigma-54 dependent transcriptional regulator, whose product MKKRVLLIDDESRVRASLKAVLEPTYEVIQAADAQEGLDLYHKEAPHLILLDVILPGTDGLSVLQSLRSEDCPAPIIMLTGTKSVKTAVDAMKLGAADYLSKPFDAEELRIVVDRALNSKELEREVRTLRAQVTQRYAFHNLIGKSRPMQEIYTKIEQVADSRTTVLITGDSGTGKELVAKALHFNSGRRDRPFVALNCAALPETLIESELFGHEKGSFTDATARRVGQFELANSGTLFLDEIGDLSAMTQAKLLRVLQEREFTRIGGVQAIKVDVRIVAATNKNLEELVRKGQFREDLYYRINVIALYLPPLRDRGEDVPLLARHFLSKRIEEDNRPHQEFSKDAIDLLTRYPWPGNVREMENIIEQAFIWSKGSDNVTPEHLPTIVRNDSRSSSLRDDTLAGRLSLEKAVMEFEREIILDALKKNNYIQTHAANQLGISRRMLKYRMDTLGIGRPDSDSSGEADPPVQE is encoded by the coding sequence GTGAAAAAGCGAGTCCTTTTGATCGACGACGAATCGCGGGTTCGCGCATCCTTGAAGGCCGTCCTCGAACCTACCTACGAAGTCATCCAGGCCGCCGACGCACAGGAAGGGCTCGACCTCTACCATAAGGAAGCGCCCCACCTGATTCTCCTGGACGTGATTCTTCCCGGTACGGACGGGCTGTCGGTACTCCAGTCGCTGCGGTCGGAAGACTGTCCGGCCCCCATCATCATGCTGACCGGCACAAAATCGGTGAAGACGGCCGTGGATGCCATGAAGTTGGGAGCGGCGGATTACCTGTCCAAACCGTTCGACGCGGAAGAACTCCGCATCGTGGTGGACCGCGCGCTCAATTCCAAGGAGCTCGAGCGAGAGGTCCGGACCCTCCGGGCGCAAGTCACGCAGCGATACGCGTTTCACAACCTCATCGGGAAAAGCCGTCCGATGCAGGAGATTTACACCAAGATCGAGCAGGTCGCCGACAGCCGAACGACGGTGCTCATCACCGGCGACAGCGGAACCGGAAAAGAATTGGTCGCCAAAGCGCTGCACTTCAACAGCGGGAGGCGAGATCGTCCGTTCGTCGCGCTGAACTGTGCCGCGCTCCCCGAAACCCTGATCGAGAGCGAATTGTTCGGTCATGAAAAGGGGTCCTTCACGGACGCCACAGCCAGACGAGTCGGCCAATTCGAACTGGCCAACAGCGGCACGCTGTTTCTGGATGAAATCGGCGACCTGAGCGCCATGACTCAAGCCAAGTTGCTTCGCGTCCTTCAAGAGCGGGAATTTACCCGGATCGGCGGTGTCCAGGCCATCAAGGTGGACGTCAGAATCGTGGCAGCAACCAACAAGAACCTCGAGGAGCTCGTCAGGAAAGGACAGTTTCGAGAGGATCTCTACTACCGCATCAACGTCATCGCGCTCTATCTTCCTCCGTTGCGGGATCGAGGCGAAGACGTCCCGTTGCTTGCCAGACATTTTCTGTCGAAGCGTATCGAAGAGGATAACCGACCGCACCAAGAGTTCTCTAAGGACGCCATCGACCTCCTGACACGGTATCCGTGGCCCGGCAACGTCAGGGAGATGGAGAACATCATCGAACAGGCCTTCATATGGTCAAAAGGATCCGATAACGTCACCCCGGAGCACCTCCCGACGATCGTTCGTAACGACAGCCGCTCCTCGTCGTTACGCGACGATACCCTGGCAGGTCGTCTGTCTCTTGAAAAGGCCGTGATGGAGTTCGAGCGTGAGATCATTCTGGATGCCTTGAAAAAGAACAACTACATCCAAACTCACGCGGCGAACCAACTGGGCATCAGCCGCCGCATGCTGAAATATCGAATGGACACGCTGGGAATCGGCAGGCCGGACAGCGACAGCAGCGGTGAAGCGGACCCTCCTGTGCAGGAATAA
- the trxA gene encoding thioredoxin yields MAGDALKVEDATWEADVIKASELVMVDFWAVWCGPCQMVAPIVDELAKEYSGKIKVRKLNTDENPEVAGRYQVMSIPTILFFKNGQVVEKLVGARPKRQFKEMIDSLLAQHAGSA; encoded by the coding sequence GTGGCAGGTGACGCGCTCAAAGTCGAAGATGCAACGTGGGAAGCCGATGTCATCAAGGCTTCGGAACTGGTCATGGTCGATTTCTGGGCCGTGTGGTGTGGGCCGTGTCAAATGGTTGCACCCATTGTCGACGAACTCGCCAAGGAATATTCCGGAAAGATCAAGGTTCGCAAGCTGAATACCGATGAAAATCCAGAGGTTGCGGGACGTTATCAAGTCATGAGCATTCCGACGATCCTGTTTTTTAAGAACGGACAGGTCGTGGAGAAGTTGGTCGGTGCAAGGCCCAAGCGCCAATTCAAGGAAATGATCGATTCGCTGCTGGCACAGCACGCCGGCTCCGCGTAA